Proteins from a genomic interval of Sphingobacterium lactis:
- a CDS encoding DUF3822 family protein yields MNYTAKQFHLHYISQYTLIVKANYEYDMLYVLDAEGQILVYMKFESMEPSEEALKLLSLPFQQVFVSVPSQNLTFIPQDLYQEEDLDAYRDFMENPSAAIETEHLDFLQIQALYQYDVLLSHRWKTLFPSAVFIPEFKLNLLQARPYIPLKGEVVGVVFNNSTTDIFLFVNGQFKFYNTFEILSDDDLSYFILNVFDNFQLKDKVTKALVSGVDLEDSVLRKLDNYAHELVYIKASHPAKANEALEEEVSSLYLLDLPTCAS; encoded by the coding sequence ATGAACTATACGGCAAAACAATTTCATCTACATTATATTTCGCAATACACACTGATCGTCAAGGCAAATTATGAATATGATATGCTTTATGTCCTGGATGCGGAAGGTCAAATCCTGGTCTACATGAAGTTCGAAAGCATGGAGCCCAGCGAGGAAGCGTTGAAGTTGCTGAGCCTACCTTTCCAACAGGTCTTCGTCAGTGTACCAAGCCAGAACCTGACCTTTATACCGCAGGATCTATATCAGGAAGAGGATCTGGATGCATACCGGGACTTTATGGAAAATCCATCGGCAGCCATCGAAACCGAGCACCTCGATTTCCTACAGATCCAAGCCCTGTACCAATACGATGTGCTGTTGAGCCACCGTTGGAAAACACTGTTTCCAAGTGCTGTCTTTATTCCGGAATTCAAACTGAACCTACTGCAGGCACGCCCATACATTCCTCTGAAAGGGGAGGTGGTTGGTGTTGTTTTCAACAACAGTACAACCGATATTTTCCTTTTCGTGAATGGACAGTTTAAATTCTACAATACCTTCGAGATCCTTTCGGATGATGACCTCAGTTATTTTATCCTCAATGTTTTCGATAATTTCCAGCTTAAGGATAAGGTTACGAAAGCATTGGTGTCTGGAGTTGATCTGGAAGATAGCGTCCTGCGTAAGTTGGATAACTATGCCCATGAGCTTGTTTACATCAAAGCGTCCCATCCTGCAAAAGCCAATGAGGCTTTGGAGGAAGAGGTCAGTTCATTGTACCTTTTAGATCTGCCGACATGCGCATCATAG
- a CDS encoding RsmD family RNA methyltransferase: MRIIGGKAAGLRLNPPQNLPVRPTTDIAKEALFNILNNRLDFDELTCLDLFAGTGNISFELASRHAVKVDAVDQHGKCVIYITDTAKKLNLEQIKARKADVFKYIKSAKESYDLIFADPPYDLGQLPMLPKIILEGDLLKPGGLLIVEHPSNRKMVDHPHFQETRQYGNSSFSFYTLPS, encoded by the coding sequence ATGCGCATCATAGGTGGAAAAGCAGCTGGATTGCGGTTAAATCCACCACAGAACCTTCCTGTTCGTCCCACAACGGATATCGCTAAGGAGGCGCTGTTCAATATCTTGAACAACAGATTGGATTTTGACGAGCTGACTTGCCTGGACCTGTTTGCTGGAACGGGCAATATTTCCTTTGAATTGGCTTCCCGCCATGCTGTTAAGGTCGATGCAGTCGATCAGCACGGCAAATGTGTCATCTATATTACGGATACCGCCAAGAAGCTGAATCTGGAGCAGATAAAAGCGCGCAAGGCGGATGTGTTCAAATACATCAAATCGGCAAAAGAATCCTATGACCTGATCTTTGCAGATCCACCTTACGACTTGGGACAATTGCCCATGTTGCCGAAAATTATTCTGGAGGGCGATTTATTGAAACCGGGGGGCTTATTGATTGTGGAGCATCCGAGCAACCGAAAGATGGTGGACCATCCCCATTTTCAGGAAACACGCCAATACGGTAATTCTTCGTTTAGTTTTTATACCTTACCATCATGA
- the coaD gene encoding pantetheine-phosphate adenylyltransferase produces MKIAVFPGSFDPYTIAHHDLIERALPLFDKIYIAIGVNSSKVGLMDTDSRKEAITALYQEVPQVEVSFYTGLTVDFCRSVGANFILRGIRNGADLDYENIIAQNNLILAPDIETYFLVSRSGKAHISSTIVRDIWKNKGDISHLVPEAILDFIK; encoded by the coding sequence ATGAAAATAGCAGTATTTCCAGGTTCCTTTGACCCTTATACCATAGCCCATCACGATCTCATCGAAAGGGCATTGCCGTTATTCGATAAGATCTACATCGCCATTGGCGTGAACAGTTCTAAGGTGGGATTGATGGATACGGACAGCCGCAAAGAAGCCATCACAGCACTGTATCAGGAGGTGCCGCAGGTGGAAGTAAGTTTCTATACCGGATTGACCGTGGATTTTTGCCGATCGGTGGGTGCGAACTTTATCCTGCGCGGAATCCGCAACGGTGCCGATTTGGATTATGAGAATATTATTGCCCAGAATAACCTGATTTTGGCACCTGATATTGAGACCTACTTCTTGGTAAGCCGTAGCGGTAAGGCCCATATATCGTCCACCATCGTTCGCGACATCTGGAAGAATAAAGGTGATATCAGTCACCTCGTACCCGAGGCTATCCTGGACTTTATTAAATAG